One genomic window of Arthrobacter caoxuetaonis includes the following:
- the eccCa gene encoding type VII secretion protein EccCa: MSIRLLHRPARTTPPARSMEAFTLDAPPQIEGGKGGMNMMSLVPLLGAGVSMTVMMLFRGSPLAAVGALMMIVTILASIVMMVSQRGKQGRARREQRENYLEYLERCRRTLRAEEQGAAAVARAANPPPDALFDIIRNHRRLWERRRHNEDFLHTRIGTGTRRNREITILDSGSALAREDTFMATELQILKRRYEASPDLPVTVPLDGAGTVSVVGSRPFVLQVSRLLLLQSAAFSSPEDLHLALVSGEESRSDWEWATWLPHLADQDKTHRTGPVRRVAPDMESMADLVQDDLVRRSNMAAEARKNFLRGGIGSALPRLLVVSDSYGRLPAELPLPDRQASPGQLGITTVHLVEDRGQEPGEVSVRISETETGFLLENFRADPVEPRVDSGVLDTLPVALAESLARSMAPLRLSPDSLEHETSGSSEGFLDMLGLSPALDEADIRRLWQPRSDVDFLRIPLGADDRGRPALLDLKESAQFGHGPHGLCVGATGSGKSEMLRSLVIGLLATHPPELLAMVLVDYKGGATFAPFADAPQVTGVITNLSDDVSLIERVYASLSGEIQRRQEVLKDAGNLANITDYQLHRQHRMAQGQDVAPLPHLVVIIDEFGELLTARPDFIELFLSIGRIGRSIGVHLLLSSQRIEGGKLRGLDTYLSYRIGLRTLSESESRTVLDTPDAFHLPPVPGFGYLKVDTTTYTRFKAGYVSGPLEDAAPPEPEAADESLPVLEVPRYAAALEPAANAQGAAAASTSSSKRTTGPTVLSTLMETLARFPRAVDPIWLPPLPRGLALDTAAGGVLTTSQGLRLNAGGNLSIPVGLLDDPAKQWQGIWNLDLSANGGNAAIVGGPSTGKSTALRTIVASLALTHTPSEVGIYAVDLLGSSLLPLEGLPHVGGVAVRTNREVVRRTVDEILAMLTLRERIFEKYQIDSLSTLRSLSAQGRIPELPSADIVLVLDGYGQLSDEFEDIEKSVHSLISRGGGYGIHVVVTCSRMNEIRIAQQSFFGNRIELRLADPGESSHGRKLAEALSPGTPGRALTDRKLQGHFALPRIDGDPDEGSAIQGTRNLVAAVAASTDGRAMAVRVLPATAPADPSTVPTVQGLVPLGLRETDLGTENLDLQGREHHLVVMGDDASGKSNVLKTMIRTLAAQHSADEIVFAVFDPRRALAGEVQEDYLGGYATSAALAEKLAAAVAAELEKRVGASPEEVAASPRVVLVVDDYDVLTAGGSSPLARLTPYLPLAPEIGLHTVLSRRVRGASRGMYEPFFTALRDSGSATLILSGDRTEGGLINGVRARSLPPGRAQLIQPGRPVQMLQLFLNDADAEASVGSVR, encoded by the coding sequence ATGAGCATCAGGCTGCTCCACCGGCCTGCCCGGACCACCCCTCCCGCCCGCAGCATGGAAGCATTCACCCTGGATGCCCCGCCGCAGATCGAGGGCGGCAAGGGCGGCATGAACATGATGTCCCTGGTGCCGCTCCTCGGCGCCGGGGTTTCCATGACTGTCATGATGCTGTTCCGCGGTTCGCCGCTCGCCGCGGTGGGTGCGCTGATGATGATCGTGACTATCCTGGCCTCGATCGTGATGATGGTCAGCCAGCGCGGGAAGCAGGGCAGGGCACGCCGGGAACAGCGGGAGAATTACCTCGAGTACCTGGAGCGCTGCCGCCGGACCCTGCGGGCTGAGGAACAGGGCGCCGCTGCCGTCGCCCGCGCAGCCAACCCGCCGCCGGATGCCCTCTTCGACATCATCCGCAACCACCGCCGGCTCTGGGAACGCCGCCGCCACAACGAGGACTTCCTGCACACCCGGATCGGCACCGGCACGCGGCGCAACCGGGAAATCACCATCCTCGATTCAGGCTCCGCCCTGGCCCGGGAAGACACGTTCATGGCCACCGAACTGCAGATCCTCAAGCGCCGCTACGAGGCGAGTCCGGATTTGCCCGTCACCGTGCCGCTCGACGGCGCCGGAACCGTCAGCGTGGTCGGTTCCCGGCCGTTCGTGCTTCAGGTCTCCCGCCTCCTGCTGCTGCAGTCCGCAGCCTTCTCCTCCCCCGAAGACCTGCACCTGGCCCTGGTGTCCGGGGAAGAATCCCGCAGCGACTGGGAGTGGGCCACCTGGCTGCCGCACCTGGCAGACCAGGACAAAACCCACCGCACCGGACCGGTGCGCCGCGTGGCTCCGGACATGGAATCGATGGCGGACCTGGTCCAGGACGACCTGGTCCGGCGGTCGAACATGGCAGCCGAAGCCCGCAAGAACTTCCTGCGCGGCGGCATCGGTTCCGCCCTGCCCCGGCTGCTGGTGGTCTCGGACAGCTACGGCCGGCTGCCGGCAGAGCTGCCGCTGCCGGACCGGCAGGCATCCCCCGGCCAGCTGGGCATCACCACGGTCCACCTGGTCGAGGACCGGGGACAGGAACCCGGCGAAGTTTCCGTGCGCATCTCCGAAACCGAGACCGGTTTCCTGCTGGAGAACTTCCGGGCGGACCCGGTGGAACCGCGGGTCGATTCCGGTGTCCTCGACACACTGCCGGTGGCATTGGCGGAGTCCCTGGCCCGTTCCATGGCCCCCCTGCGGCTCTCACCGGATTCCCTGGAACACGAGACCTCCGGCAGTTCAGAGGGGTTCCTGGACATGCTTGGCCTTTCCCCGGCCCTGGATGAGGCCGATATCCGCCGCCTCTGGCAGCCGCGCAGCGACGTGGATTTCCTGCGGATTCCGCTCGGCGCCGACGACCGCGGCCGTCCGGCGCTGCTCGATCTGAAGGAATCCGCCCAGTTCGGCCACGGCCCGCACGGGCTCTGTGTCGGCGCCACCGGCTCCGGCAAGTCCGAGATGCTGCGCTCCCTCGTGATCGGGCTGCTGGCCACTCATCCTCCCGAGCTCCTCGCAATGGTGCTGGTGGACTACAAGGGCGGCGCCACGTTCGCTCCCTTCGCCGACGCCCCGCAGGTCACCGGCGTCATCACCAACCTCTCCGACGACGTCAGCCTCATCGAGCGGGTCTACGCCAGCCTGTCCGGCGAAATCCAGCGCCGGCAGGAAGTCCTCAAGGACGCCGGCAACCTGGCCAACATCACCGACTACCAGCTGCACCGGCAGCACCGCATGGCCCAGGGCCAGGACGTTGCACCCCTGCCGCACCTGGTGGTCATCATCGACGAGTTCGGTGAACTGCTCACTGCACGGCCCGACTTCATTGAGCTGTTCCTCTCCATCGGCCGGATCGGCCGTTCAATCGGCGTCCACCTGCTGCTCTCCAGCCAGCGCATCGAAGGCGGAAAGCTGCGCGGCCTGGATACCTACCTCTCCTACCGGATCGGCCTGCGCACCCTCTCCGAATCCGAGTCGCGCACCGTGCTGGACACCCCGGATGCCTTCCACCTGCCCCCGGTTCCCGGCTTCGGCTACCTCAAGGTGGACACCACCACCTACACGCGGTTCAAGGCCGGCTATGTTTCCGGTCCGCTGGAAGACGCTGCACCGCCGGAGCCGGAGGCGGCAGACGAATCCCTGCCCGTGCTCGAAGTCCCGCGTTATGCGGCCGCCCTCGAGCCCGCTGCCAACGCCCAGGGCGCCGCGGCGGCGTCGACGTCGTCCTCCAAACGCACCACCGGGCCCACGGTGCTCTCCACCCTGATGGAAACCCTGGCCCGGTTCCCCCGCGCTGTGGACCCGATCTGGCTCCCGCCGCTGCCGCGCGGCCTGGCGCTGGACACCGCAGCGGGCGGGGTGCTGACGACCAGCCAGGGCCTGCGGCTAAATGCCGGAGGCAACCTCTCCATCCCGGTGGGACTCCTGGACGACCCAGCCAAGCAGTGGCAGGGCATCTGGAACCTGGACCTCTCCGCCAACGGAGGCAACGCCGCGATCGTCGGCGGCCCGTCAACCGGCAAGAGCACCGCACTGCGCACCATCGTCGCTTCGCTGGCACTGACCCACACTCCCTCGGAAGTGGGCATCTATGCCGTGGACCTGCTTGGCAGCTCGCTGCTGCCGTTGGAGGGCCTGCCGCATGTGGGCGGGGTGGCGGTCCGCACCAACCGCGAAGTGGTCCGCCGGACGGTGGATGAAATCCTCGCCATGCTGACCCTCCGCGAGCGGATCTTCGAGAAATACCAGATCGACTCGCTGTCCACGCTCCGCTCGCTCTCTGCCCAGGGCCGCATCCCGGAACTTCCCAGCGCGGACATCGTGCTGGTCCTGGACGGCTACGGGCAGCTTTCGGATGAGTTCGAGGACATTGAAAAGTCTGTCCATTCCCTGATCTCACGCGGCGGCGGCTACGGCATCCACGTGGTGGTCACCTGCTCGCGCATGAACGAGATCCGCATTGCCCAGCAGAGTTTCTTTGGCAACCGGATCGAGCTGCGGCTCGCCGACCCGGGTGAGTCCTCGCACGGCCGCAAGCTCGCAGAGGCGCTCAGCCCCGGCACGCCCGGCCGTGCCCTGACGGACCGGAAACTGCAGGGACACTTTGCGCTCCCCCGGATCGACGGGGACCCGGACGAGGGCTCAGCCATCCAGGGAACACGCAACCTGGTTGCCGCCGTCGCCGCCTCCACTGACGGGCGTGCCATGGCAGTGCGGGTCCTGCCTGCCACCGCACCGGCTGATCCCTCAACCGTTCCCACCGTGCAGGGCCTGGTTCCGCTGGGCCTGCGCGAGACGGACCTGGGGACGGAGAACCTGGACCTGCAGGGCCGCGAGCACCACCTGGTGGTCATGGGCGATGACGCCTCGGGCAAGTCCAACGTGCTGAAAACCATGATCCGCACCCTGGCCGCCCAGCACAGCGCGGACGAGATTGTGTTCGCGGTCTTTGATCCGCGCAGGGCCCTGGCCGGCGAAGTGCAGGAGGATTACCTGGGCGGATATGCGACCAGCGCGGCCCTAGCCGAGAAGCTGGCAGCCGCCGTTGCCGCGGAACTGGAGAAACGCGTCGGCGCCTCCCCCGAAGAAGTAGCCGCATCCCCGCGCGTGGTCCTGGTTGTGGACGATTACGACGTCCTGACCGCCGGCGGGTCCTCACCGCTGGCACGGCTCACCCCGTACCTGCCCCTGGCGCCGGAAATTGGGCTGCACACTGTGCTTTCCCGGCGGGTACGCGGTGCCAGCCGCGGCATGTACGAACCGTTCTTCACCGCCCTGCGGGACTCCGGCAGCGCCACGCTGATCCTCTCCGGTGACCGGACCGAGGGCGGACTGATCAACGGCGTCCGCGCGCGGTCCCTTCCGCCGGGCCGTGCGCAGCTCATCCAGCCCGGACGGCCGGTGCAGATGCTGCAGCTCTTCCTCAATGACGCCGATGCCGAAGCGTCCGTGGGGAGCGTCCGGTGA
- a CDS encoding MinD/ParA family ATP-binding protein, protein MTSMDPSGGFGAPGPVSDDGFESTPQRLRRTLRTRPAEGPARRFLAQAADMFRGDDYPQSLAEAAAGVQQPVTTGRRIAVVGFRGGAGRTTAAALLARTYASLRADAAAAVDLAEAGTLALRLAAPAAPPLDDIAARLGRTIPGSLAEVRGYVASPGPENLLATGRRSPAAAQTATDDDVLHLSRVLSRYCPVTVFDCPPGLGPEAVRWALAESHLALFVTPASVAGLDDAARAAELWRGNPALAQVPLLVLLTRTAARSALRPAAEARRLHRAGVETAVLDYDAHLAAGVEIQPRLLSRAARLQAAELSARVLSAASAAPGMPARRAASRQAESGTGRRARV, encoded by the coding sequence ATGACATCCATGGATCCCAGCGGAGGCTTCGGCGCACCTGGTCCGGTCTCCGACGACGGTTTCGAGTCCACACCGCAGCGCCTGCGGCGCACCCTGCGCACCCGGCCGGCGGAAGGGCCCGCACGCCGGTTCCTGGCCCAGGCCGCCGATATGTTCCGGGGCGATGACTATCCCCAGTCACTGGCCGAAGCCGCTGCCGGCGTGCAGCAGCCGGTTACCACCGGCCGGCGGATCGCCGTCGTCGGTTTCCGCGGCGGTGCCGGCCGGACCACTGCTGCGGCCTTGCTTGCACGCACTTACGCCTCGCTGCGCGCTGACGCCGCGGCAGCCGTGGACCTCGCGGAGGCCGGGACACTGGCACTTCGGCTCGCTGCACCGGCGGCCCCTCCGCTGGACGACATCGCAGCGCGCCTCGGCCGCACCATCCCCGGGTCGCTGGCAGAGGTGCGCGGCTATGTCGCCTCCCCCGGCCCGGAGAACCTGCTGGCCACCGGGAGGCGGTCCCCCGCCGCCGCGCAGACAGCCACGGACGACGACGTCCTTCACCTTTCCCGGGTGCTCTCCCGCTATTGCCCGGTCACCGTGTTCGACTGCCCGCCCGGTTTGGGCCCTGAGGCTGTGCGCTGGGCTCTTGCAGAGTCCCATCTGGCCCTCTTCGTGACGCCGGCGAGCGTCGCGGGGCTGGACGATGCAGCACGCGCGGCTGAGCTGTGGCGTGGCAACCCGGCCCTGGCACAGGTTCCCCTGCTCGTGCTGCTGACCAGGACCGCGGCGCGCAGCGCCCTGCGTCCCGCCGCGGAAGCCCGGCGTCTGCACCGCGCCGGGGTGGAAACGGCCGTACTGGACTACGACGCCCATTTGGCTGCCGGCGTCGAGATCCAGCCCCGACTGCTCTCCCGGGCTGCCCGGCTGCAGGCCGCGGAGCTCTCTGCCCGCGTGCTTTCCGCTGCATCCGCAGCTCCCGGCATGCCTGCCAGGCGGGCGGCATCGCGGCAGGCTGAAAGCGGGACCGGGCGAAGGGCACGGGTATGA
- the eccD gene encoding type VII secretion integral membrane protein EccD — translation MAHAYTRVTLVGRQRHLDLLLPSDQPVAALMPQVLELLGDEPSEDVAAKVLVAPDGTELTPGDTLAGADVLDGTSLQLCNASEAPPAPIVYDVTDLVVAETEAVRGRWNQHWKNACAGVFAAVGLWTGAELLLEALAPGSAWWLLAALSLLTSGAGVLLARRSPVSPVGPAALGAAWLIGLGSSLHAAGILGGEGAEDYRRAGLILAGATVVALMALGAANRQPKAMYTGALVSVLAAAGWSAAVAATGSAVQASALAGIASVLLLGLLPGLALAASGLAALDDQRAKGGQVGRPDALESVASAHTGLAVGAAVTAASAALAFWLLGTDSEQQAWSLPLLAVLTLAVFLRARAFPLAPERLALYAATAVGLAALMAGSSRWFAGQPWVTGALVLALAAAVWIALSLNLPDHTQARFRLAAKRLETLAILASVPLAAGMFGIFAQLLESF, via the coding sequence ATGGCGCATGCCTATACACGGGTGACACTGGTTGGCCGGCAGCGCCATCTGGATTTACTGCTGCCCTCTGACCAGCCGGTGGCAGCCCTCATGCCCCAGGTCCTGGAACTGCTGGGCGACGAGCCCTCCGAGGATGTGGCCGCCAAGGTCCTGGTCGCCCCCGACGGCACAGAGCTCACTCCCGGCGACACCCTGGCCGGAGCCGACGTCCTGGATGGGACCTCCCTGCAGCTCTGCAACGCTTCCGAGGCTCCCCCGGCCCCGATTGTCTACGACGTTACGGACCTGGTAGTCGCCGAAACCGAAGCAGTGCGCGGACGGTGGAACCAGCACTGGAAGAACGCCTGTGCAGGAGTATTCGCCGCCGTGGGTCTCTGGACCGGGGCCGAACTGCTGCTTGAGGCGCTTGCTCCGGGCTCAGCCTGGTGGCTCCTTGCCGCCCTTTCCCTCCTGACCAGCGGCGCCGGGGTTCTCCTGGCACGGCGGAGCCCAGTCTCGCCCGTGGGGCCGGCTGCGCTGGGTGCGGCATGGCTCATCGGCCTTGGATCATCCCTTCACGCCGCGGGGATCCTCGGCGGAGAAGGGGCTGAGGACTACAGGCGTGCCGGCCTGATCCTCGCCGGGGCAACCGTCGTGGCATTGATGGCCCTGGGAGCAGCAAACCGCCAGCCCAAAGCCATGTACACCGGCGCGCTTGTGAGCGTGTTGGCCGCGGCCGGCTGGAGCGCGGCCGTCGCCGCCACCGGCAGCGCGGTCCAGGCCTCCGCTTTAGCCGGGATCGCCAGTGTGCTGCTGCTTGGGCTGCTTCCGGGCCTGGCGCTGGCAGCCTCCGGCCTCGCTGCACTTGATGACCAGCGTGCCAAGGGCGGCCAGGTGGGCCGTCCCGATGCCCTGGAGTCCGTCGCCTCCGCACACACCGGGCTCGCTGTGGGCGCAGCTGTCACCGCTGCCTCCGCTGCCCTGGCGTTCTGGCTGCTGGGCACGGACAGCGAACAGCAGGCCTGGTCGCTTCCGCTCCTCGCCGTCCTCACACTGGCAGTGTTCCTGCGTGCCCGGGCTTTCCCGCTGGCACCGGAACGGCTGGCACTGTACGCCGCCACCGCCGTCGGACTCGCTGCCCTGATGGCAGGCAGCAGCCGCTGGTTCGCCGGGCAGCCCTGGGTTACCGGAGCACTGGTCCTGGCCTTGGCGGCAGCCGTATGGATTGCCCTGTCCCTAAACCTGCCGGACCACACCCAGGCGAGGTTCCGCCTGGCGGCCAAGCGGCTGGAAACCCTGGCGATCCTCGCCTCCGTTCCCCTCGCGGCAGGCATGTTCGGTATCTTCGCCCAACTGCTGGAGAGCTTCTAG
- a CDS encoding pore-forming ESAT-6 family protein, giving the protein MSQDRLSYDTDTSAAVQGDIQSIVARLESLIGEREKAVNAAMSDFQADGVSEEYQAVENRFRNAANETRNIIALVKQTLNLNDQTATSAGSRARSAVQNIG; this is encoded by the coding sequence ATGTCCCAGGATCGTTTGAGCTATGACACCGACACCTCTGCCGCCGTGCAGGGGGACATCCAGAGCATTGTTGCCCGGCTTGAGTCGCTGATCGGCGAGCGTGAAAAGGCCGTCAACGCGGCCATGTCCGATTTCCAGGCCGACGGTGTCTCCGAGGAGTACCAGGCAGTGGAAAACCGCTTCCGCAACGCCGCCAACGAGACCCGCAACATCATTGCCCTGGTCAAGCAGACGCTGAACCTCAACGACCAGACCGCCACCAGCGCCGGGTCGCGTGCCAGGAGCGCTGTCCAGAACATTGGCTAG